A single Biomphalaria glabrata chromosome 2, xgBioGlab47.1, whole genome shotgun sequence DNA region contains:
- the LOC106056253 gene encoding ciliogenesis and planar polarity effector 2-like, with translation MLQPGYLILHDWIRSHEGVDILRNLSSINGQHLRPYGLLERPMFPSNISLENVHYKIVVVGKSGVGKTSTIAKLSGHPIPSIHSETAGIQVTKMYWPVKIAHLNKVVLMNLELWDTGEIALKKFDHISPACKSGVDGILFLFSFVDKGSWDEIPNLISRLTEPNDKLAKLVIGTKFDQFSHSEVSQRELREFEVRWQIPLKTVSNIVSTESSINDIVPVLNCLCEHLCHRDVLGEEAK, from the exons ATGCTACAACCTGGCTATTTGATTCTCCATGACTGGATACGATCTCATGAGGGAGTAGACATTCTGAGAAATTTATCTTCCATCAATGGCCAGCACCTGCGACCTTATG gTTTACTGGAAAGGCCAATGTTTCCTTCTAATATATCTCTCGAGAATGTACATTACAAAATAGTTGTTGTTGGTAAAAGTGGAGTTGGTAAAACTAGTACTATTGCAAAACTTTCTGGACACCCTATTCCAAGCATCCACAGTGAAACAGCAG GTATTCAAGTGACAAAAATGTATTGGCCAGTGAAAATAGCCCATTTGAACAAAGTGGTTCTCATGAATTTAGAATTGTGGGACACAGGAGAAATCGCTCTAAAAAAATTTGATCACATTTCACCA GCCTGCAAAAGTGGAGTAGATggcattctctttttattttcatttgtggACAAAGGTAGTTGGGATGAAATTCCGAATTTAATCTCCAGGCTCACAGAACCTAATGACAAACTTGCAAAACTAGTCATTGGTACAAA ATTTGATCAGTTTTCTCACAGTGAAGTGAGCCAGAGAGAGCTGAGGGAGTTTGAAGTCCGATGGCAGATTCCATTGAAGACAGTGTCCAATATAGTGTCTACAGAGTCCAGCATCAATGACATTGTCCCTGTGTTGAACTGCCTGTGTGAACATTTGTGTCACAGAGATGTGCTGGGGGAAGAAGCTAAATGA